The genomic stretch CCGCAAGGAGTCGGACGAGGAGCTGTTCGTCCCGGTGGCCGAGTGCGTCGTCATGGCCGGGCCGGGGCAGACGCTGTGGATCGACGCGCCGGACACCGACGTCGGCAACGCGACCGACCTGGCGCGGACGGCGCTGGCGCACGCCCGGGACGGCGTCCTGGCCTACGTGGTGCGCGGCAGGTTCGAGCACGTGAACTTCATCTGGAAGCCCACCCCCCTGACCGTGCGGGTGAGCGAGGTCGTGCCGCCCGACCCGCCGAAGCTCTTCGCCATGGCGCAGCAGGCCGCCGCCTTCGACGAGGACCTCCCGCCGATCGACCTGCGGTTGGACGCGGTGGACATCGTCCGGGAGGCCGCGGACCACCCGTCGGACGTCTACCTGCTGCCCTGCCGGGGCAGCGGAGTGGACCTGCCCGCCCCGGTCGCGTTCCTCGACACCCGGCCGGCCGAGCGGCGGGAGTGGCTGCTGATCGGCTGCGAGCG from Actinacidiphila yeochonensis CN732 encodes the following:
- a CDS encoding DUF7714 family protein; the protein is MSEPVLTGPVMSGPAAGGRTLATPAPNTMSRPYRGLSVQETDVPLTPSAITEHLVGREVYRRTDYLVLRNGPDLAVAQVRKESDEELFVPVAECVVMAGPGQTLWIDAPDTDVGNATDLARTALAHARDGVLAYVVRGRFEHVNFIWKPTPLTVRVSEVVPPDPPKLFAMAQQAAAFDEDLPPIDLRLDAVDIVREAADHPSDVYLLPCRGSGVDLPAPVAFLDTRPAERREWLLIGCERSAQFHRHFYGDEPPRVDICPRRLPTSAGELRLTKCCLLERGVEYEEGTAVVPWGANLDEVRDALRWLAGWRDDATTTSPRGR